The nucleotide sequence TCTGCTTCAGCATCTGCCTCGAGCTCTCGGCGTAGCTCAGCGCGCCGATGTTGTCGGGCATGTCGGCGAGGATCGCCTCCGCGAGCGCGAGCGCGGCGCGATGATCGCCGGCCTCGTAGCGCGAGCGCACCTCGTTGAGCCGCTCGCTCACGGGCACGCTCGGCGCAGGGGAGACGCGATCGCCCGACATGAGCGACTCGCTGCTGCGCGAGCCCGTCTCCGAGCCCCGCCGGCGGTGCGAGCCCGGTCGACCCGCCGTGCTGCTCGGCGCCGGCGGCGGAGGTGGAGCGTCGGTCGTGGGCTTCGCGGTCCACGGAGGCGTCACGCGTGGAGCGAAGCGCGGGCGCTCCTCGATCGAGCGAGGGCGCGGCAGCTCCTCGGGCGCGTGCGGACGCGAGCGCACGGGCTCTTCCACCGGACGCGAGCGCGGAGGCTCTTCCACCGGACGCGAGCGCGGAGGCTCTTCCACCGGGCGCGAGCGCGGAGGCTCTTCCACCGGACGCGAGCGCGGAGGCTCGGTCTCCCGTGCGCGCGGCGGCTCGGTCTCGAGGGTGTCTCGCGCGCGGAAGAGCTCCACGCCGAGCTCTTCGAACACGGCCTCCGCCGTGTCGATCGCGCGCGCCGTGAGCGACGACGACGAGTCACGCGCGGTGATGCCTCGGTAGAGCGGCTCGTGCTCCTCCATCAGCCCAGCGGCGACGCCCGGCATCGTGTCCGCGTCGAGCAGCGGCGGCGGCAGCGTGGCGAGATCGTCCTGCCGCAGATCGACCGTGGTGTCGTCCCCACGCGGCGGCTCGGAGTCGTCGCCGCGCGGCGGGACCGTCTTCGCGTCGTGCATCCGCGGCGGGATCGTGTCGTCACCGCGCGGCGGGATCGTCTTCGCGTCGTCGCCGCGCGGCCGCACCGTATCGACGTCGCTCGCCGGCGGCGGGACCGTCTCGGCCGCGGAGGAGGCCCGCTCCTCGGGCTCCTCGGGCTTCATCATCTGCTCGACGAGCTGCTCCATCGGGATGGGCGGCGGCAACGTCTCGCGGTCCTGCATGAACTCCGGCAGCGGCTCGGCCTCGCCGAACGAGACCACGGGCTGCGGCGGACGCACGGTGTCACCGGCGAGGCCGAGGCCACGCGGCACGACAGGCTTGCGCGCGCCGCCGCGATCCGCGGCGCCCTTGCCTTCCGGGTCCGTGGCCTCGTCTCCGGTCTCTTCGTCGGTTCGTTCGGGAGGCTTCTGCGACATCACACCCCGGCAAAGCGCCGCGCCGAGCTCACCCCTGCGGCCTGGCGATGACGCCCTTGAACATGCGGTGCGTGCGGGCGAGCGAGTCCATTTGAGCACGAAGCGCGGTCAGATCCTTGCGCGTGATCGCGTCGCGGCAACGCTCGAGGATGGCACGCGCCTTCTCGATGGCGTCGCGCCCGAAATCGCTGGATTGAACGATGGCCTGTACTTTCGGGAACATCTTCTCGATGTCCGCGATGACCTTCTCGGCCTCCTGCTTGACGCCTTCGAACTCGTCGTTGCTGCGACGCTCGACGAGGTACTCCTTCGCGGCCTCCATCATCGCGCCGACCTCTTCCTTCGTGAGGCCGCTCGAAGCCGTGACCTGGATCGACTGCTGCTGGCCGGTCTCGAGATCCTTCGCGCCGACGGAGACGATGCCGTCGCTGTCGATGGCGAACGTCACCTCGATCTCGACCTGACCCTTCGGCGCGCGCCGCAGCCCGGTGAGGACGAACTCGCCGAGCAGCTCGTTGCCCTCGGCCTGCGCGCTCTCGCCCTGCATGACCAGGATCTTCACGGCCGTCTGGTTGTCGCGGCTCGTCGTGAAGATCTTCGACCGGCTCGTGGGCACGGTCGTGTTCATCGGGATGAGCTCCTCGAAGTTCGACCCGTAGGTCATGATGCCGAGCGCGTGCGGCGTGACGTCGAGCAGCACCATCTGCTTCGACTCGTCCACGAGCGCGGCGCCCTGCACGGCGGCGCCGAGCGCGACGACCTCGTCGGGGTGCACGCCCTTGCACGGCTCGCGGCCGAAGAACTGGCGCACCGCCTCTTGCACGCGCGGCATACGCGTCATGCCGCCGACGAGGATCACGTCCTCGATCTCCTCGCGCTCGATGCGCGCGTCCTCCAGCGTCTGCCGGCAGATCTCGATGCAGCGCTCGACGAGGTCGCCCGAGAGCGACTCCATCGCGTCGCGCGTGAGCGTGCGCTGCAGGTGCAGGGCCTCGTTGCGCCCGCTCGAGATGATGAACGGCAGGTTGATCTCGGTCTCGCGCACGCCCGAGAGCTCGCACTTGGCCTTCTCGGCGGCGTCCTTGAGGCGCTGCAGGGCCATACGATCCTGACGGAGATCGACGCCCGTCTGATCCCGGAAGCCCGAGACGAGCCAGTCGATGATACGCGCGTCGAAATCCTCGCCGCCGAGGAACGTGTCGCCCGCCGTGGCGATGACCTTGAACACGCCGCCCGCGCCGATCTCCAGGATGGAGATGTCGAACGTGCCGCCGCCGAGATCGAAGACCGCGATCGTCTTCTCGACGTTGCGCTCGAAGCCGTACGCGAGCGCGGCGGCCGTGGGCTCGTTGACGATGCGGATGACGTCGAGCCCCGCGATCTGCCCCGCGTCCTTCGTGGCCTGGCGCTGGCCGTCGTTGAAGTACGCGGGCACCGTGATGACCGCCTTGGTGACGGGCTCCGAGAGGTAGTCCTCCGCGAAGAGCTTCATCTCCTGCAGCACCATCGCGCTGATCTCGGGGACCGAGTAGGTCTTGTCGCGGAGCTGGATCCGCACGTCGCCGTGCGGCCCCTCGACGATCCGGTACGACGCCGAGAGCGTCGCGTGCTTGACCTGCGAGGACGAGTACTTGCGCCCGATCAAGCGCTTGGCGGCGTAGACCGTGTTCTCCGCGTTCGTGATCGCCTGCCGCTTCGCGATGTGACCGACGAGGCGCTTGCCGGCCTCGGTGATCGCCACCATCGAAGGGGTCGTCTTGTAGCCGCCGCGGTTGGGGATGACGGTCGGTACGCCGTCCTCGACGATGGCCACGCACGAGTTCGTGGTGCCGAGATCGATTCCGATGACGCGCTCCATCGATTCAGGTGCTCCGTGGAGGGGGGTGCCGTAGAGGGGAGACGGACGTGCCAACGTACGGTGAGGCCGCTCGGGCCGGGGATCATTTCTCCGGGTCGCCGCCGTCTTGTTTCTTCATCTGCGCGCGAAGCTGCGCGATCGCCTCGCGCATCCTAGCATCGTTCGGCGAAAGCTCGGCGGCGCGCTCCATCTCGACCCGCGCGCTCGTCTCGAGCCCGGCTGCCATGTAGGCCCGCGCCAGGGTGAGCCGGTACTCGCCGACACCAGGGGCGAGCTTCACCGCGCGCCTCGCGAAATCGATGGCGCGGCGGTTGTTCTGGCCCGTCTTGAGCGTGCAAAAGGCGACACGCTCGTGCGGCCGCGGGTCGTCTCCCCTCGCTTTGCAGACGTTCGCGAAGCTCATGGCCGCCTCCGACCAGCGCCCCTGGCTGGCCTCG is from Polyangium spumosum and encodes:
- the dnaK gene encoding molecular chaperone DnaK; translated protein: MERVIGIDLGTTNSCVAIVEDGVPTVIPNRGGYKTTPSMVAITEAGKRLVGHIAKRQAITNAENTVYAAKRLIGRKYSSSQVKHATLSASYRIVEGPHGDVRIQLRDKTYSVPEISAMVLQEMKLFAEDYLSEPVTKAVITVPAYFNDGQRQATKDAGQIAGLDVIRIVNEPTAAALAYGFERNVEKTIAVFDLGGGTFDISILEIGAGGVFKVIATAGDTFLGGEDFDARIIDWLVSGFRDQTGVDLRQDRMALQRLKDAAEKAKCELSGVRETEINLPFIISSGRNEALHLQRTLTRDAMESLSGDLVERCIEICRQTLEDARIEREEIEDVILVGGMTRMPRVQEAVRQFFGREPCKGVHPDEVVALGAAVQGAALVDESKQMVLLDVTPHALGIMTYGSNFEELIPMNTTVPTSRSKIFTTSRDNQTAVKILVMQGESAQAEGNELLGEFVLTGLRRAPKGQVEIEVTFAIDSDGIVSVGAKDLETGQQQSIQVTASSGLTKEEVGAMMEAAKEYLVERRSNDEFEGVKQEAEKVIADIEKMFPKVQAIVQSSDFGRDAIEKARAILERCRDAITRKDLTALRAQMDSLARTHRMFKGVIARPQG